CCATTTCTTTTACTTTTTCAGGCATTTTCAATTTCATGCCCTGGTAGAGAATCTCTGTTCCGCGTGCCCAATTATCCCCGTAAACATATAGGTTTTTATCATAGGCTTCGATGACGGAGACGGTGGCATCCTCGCCGATTTTTGCTTTGATTTCATCCCCGGCCTCTGTGACGCGTTTTTGGAAGTCATCTACCCAGGCTTTAGCTTCTTCCTCTTTCCCTAGCAGTTTACCAATCTCAATATGCTGCTCTAAATAATCTAATTTCCCCCATGTATACGTGACTGTAGGAGCGATTTCATTTAATTTATCAATGTTTTTGACCGTTGATAATGCAATAATTAAATCAGGTTCAAGCTCAATGATTTGTTCTAAATTATCCTCAGATACTTCGGCAACATCCTTTAATTCCTTCTCGAATGTAGGGTTTGTTTTAGACCATACGTCCACACCGACTAGATTTACGTCTAATTCAATCACATTCCCAGTGAAGCCTGATAACATGACGACACGCTGCGGGTCCTTTGGCACTTCAACTGGTCCGGTCTCTGACTCATATGTGAATGTTTCGGACTCTTCTTTCTTTGTATCGTTTTCCTTTTCTGTTGAGGAAGTACTGCTGCATGCACTAATTAGCAGCAATGAGAGCAGCATGAACGGAAGGATCCATTTTTTCATGATTTTCTTCTCCTTTAATTAAGTCGTAGGTTATACACATTGGTTTATTTGTTCGAGGGTCCTTCCCGATTTGGGCATCAATATGGAATACATCCTTGAGCACATTAGGAGTCATGACTTCCTCGCAATTCCCGGCCTTCACAATTTCCCCATCCTTTAAGGCAATCATATAATCCGCGAATCGTGCAGCCTGGTTTAAATCGTGGAGAACCATCACAATCGTGCGGCCTTGCTCCATGTTAAGCTTCTGCAAAAGCTCTAAAACCTCTAATTGATGGGCCATATCTAAGTATGTAGTCGGTTCATCGAGAAATATAATCTCTGTCTCCTGAGCAAGTGCCATGGCAATCCAAACCCGCTGCCGCTGACCGCCTGATAGGGCATCAACAGGACGATACTTGAAGTCACTTGTTCCAGTTACTTGAAGGGCCCAGTCAATAACCTCTCTATCCTTTTTTGAAAGCCGGCCGAGTCCTTTTTGATAAGGGAAGCGTCCGTAGGATACGAGCTCGCCGACTGTCAGTCCGCTCGCGCTTTCTGGTGATTGGGGAAGGATGGCCATTTTCTGTGCGAGAATTTTGGTATTTTCACTTGAAATGCATTTACCATCCAGTATGACGTCACCGGATTGATGAGAGATAATCCTCGTAATCGCTTTTAGTAAAGTCGACTTACCGCAGCCATTGGACCCAATGATGGTGGTTATTTTGTGATCAGGTATATCTATACTAAGATCTTTGACAATCAGCTGTTCTCCATATCCGATATGTAAGCTATCTGTATAGAGGCGATTCATCATAGTCCTCCTTAAAGTATTAAGTATATTTTATAATTGATAATGATTATCATTTCCGTAGTTAACTATATGATTTAATTCTGAGTTTGTCAATATTTTCATAGTAAAAAATTAGTAATATGTAATAGCCTAATAGGCTCTCTTTATGAGTGCAAATATCCATTTTGACAATTATAATAATCATTTTGACAAATATATTTGTCAAAATGGAAAATAAATCATACAATGATATTAGAGGTGAAAATATGAAAACGAGATTGAAGGAGCTTAGGGCGCGTGAGGGCATGAATCAGACTCAGCTTGCGAAGCATGCGAAAATTTCTCGCCAGACAGTGAGTTTGATTGAACGGGAGGAATTTGTTCCTTCCCTATTGATTGCCGTGCGAATTGCGAGAATCTTTAATGAGCCAATCGAGAAGATATTTCTATTTGAGGAGGATGAATGATGGCGAAAGCGATCGGGAAGATGCTGTTAGGAGCGTTGGTGGGAGCGGTATTAGGATATATGGCGATGCATGTTTCTCTGAATTCCAGTTTAGGATCGAATCTCTCATGGGGGACACTAAATCTGTCCTTTGAATTGATGATTATATTGATGGTGATTTCGGTCGGTTTGATTATCTTTAATGCAGTGACATGCGTGTCATGAGGGAATCCAAGAGGATGGAAACAGGTGATGAAGAGGATGAACTTGCTGAGCTTCAAAACAAACGGTATGGAGATGGCATGCTGGCTGCAAATATAGCCATGTATACCTCAGTCGGAATGCTCGCGCTAGTGGGAATCACTGCTCAACCGAATGCGTTCATCTTTATTAGCCTTGGTCTGGTTCTTCTCAGTATTTCGATGGTGTTCATTAACGCGGAGCTAGCAAAAGTGGTAGACCCCAATCGTGAATACCCGTCTGTGAATGATAAGGGGTATGCCAAAAAGTTGATGGAAATGAGCGATGATGGAGAACGTCATATCATGCTGCAGGGGTTATATAGAGCGTTCACAAGTATCAGTATGCTTCTGTTCTTCGCTGTGTTAGCGCTCATAGGCTATTCAGTCCTAACAGGTGTCTCTCAATTAG
The nucleotide sequence above comes from Pradoshia eiseniae. Encoded proteins:
- a CDS encoding iron-hydroxamate ABC transporter substrate-binding protein, translated to MKKWILPFMLLSLLLISACSSTSSTEKENDTKKEESETFTYESETGPVEVPKDPQRVVMLSGFTGNVIELDVNLVGVDVWSKTNPTFEKELKDVAEVSEDNLEQIIELEPDLIIALSTVKNIDKLNEIAPTVTYTWGKLDYLEQHIEIGKLLGKEEEAKAWVDDFQKRVTEAGDEIKAKIGEDATVSVIEAYDKNLYVYGDNWARGTEILYQGMKLKMPEKVKEMALKDGYYALSTEVIPDYAGDYVILSKYAEADTSFQETETYKNIPAVKNGRVYEMEGNGASFSDPVTLEKHLAFFKESFLAE
- a CDS encoding ABC transporter ATP-binding protein, which gives rise to MNRLYTDSLHIGYGEQLIVKDLSIDIPDHKITTIIGSNGCGKSTLLKAITRIISHQSGDVILDGKCISSENTKILAQKMAILPQSPESASGLTVGELVSYGRFPYQKGLGRLSKKDREVIDWALQVTGTSDFKYRPVDALSGGQRQRVWIAMALAQETEIIFLDEPTTYLDMAHQLEVLELLQKLNMEQGRTIVMVLHDLNQAARFADYMIALKDGEIVKAGNCEEVMTPNVLKDVFHIDAQIGKDPRTNKPMCITYDLIKGEENHEKMDPSVHAALIAAN
- a CDS encoding helix-turn-helix transcriptional regulator, with product MKTRLKELRAREGMNQTQLAKHAKISRQTVSLIEREEFVPSLLIAVRIARIFNEPIEKIFLFEEDE
- a CDS encoding DUF3169 family protein; the encoded protein is METGDEEDELAELQNKRYGDGMLAANIAMYTSVGMLALVGITAQPNAFIFISLGLVLLSISMVFINAELAKVVDPNREYPSVNDKGYAKKLMEMSDDGERHIMLQGLYRAFTSISMLLFFAVLALIGYSVLTGVSQLAGILIILFILIFTNAQYMLSIRKK